A region of Paractinoplanes abujensis DNA encodes the following proteins:
- a CDS encoding nitrate reductase subunit alpha produces the protein MVGTRRFFTKAQVSPDRRTLYQIGGRQADAFYRDRWSHDKVVRSTHGVNCTGSCSWKVYVKDGIITWEAQQTDYPSVGPDRPEYEPRGCPRGAAFSWYTYSPTRVRYPYVRGVLLEMFREARRRLGDPVAAWAEITGDPDKARAYKSVRGKGGLVRASWDEAVEMIAAAHVHTIEKWGPDRLAGFSPIPAMSMVSHAAGARFYNLVGGAMLSFYDWYADLPVASPQVFGDQTDVPESGDWWDAGYLIMWGSNLPVTRTPDAHWMAEARYRGQKVIAVAPDYADNVKFADEWLAPAPGTDGALAMAMGHVVLKEFFADRPEPYFAEYVSKYTDLPFLVTLDDAGDGSYRPGKMLTAAQLPGALADTENAAFKTVLLDSDGMPVVPNGSLGHRYGDAGAGKWNLDLGDVHPLLSAEGGPDPAVTVVLPRFDTGNGTAAPMRRGVPVRRIGEHVVTTVFDLLLAQYGVARDGLPGTWPTGYDDAAEAYTPAWQETITGVPGPAAARIAREFARNAADTRGRSMIIMGAGTNHWFHSDTIYRAFLTLTTLTGCQGVNGGGWAHYVGQEKVRPITGYSVLGTASDWVRPGRQMIQTAYWYLHTDQYRYDPFSAAALNASPDGGTFAGRSTADLIAASARMGWMPSVPHFNRNPLELTGDAEAAGKPVADHIVDQLKSGDLRFACEDPDAPENFPRVLTIWRANLLGSSAKGNEYFLRHLLGTDHGVRATEAPPQARPNDVTWHEQAPTGKLDLLLTLDFRMTSTTIYSDIVLPAATWYEKHDLNTTDMHPFVHSFNPAIAPPWQTRTDWDAFMTIARTFSALAKDHLGTRTDVVAAPLLHDTPDEMANPHGRVVDWKAGDCDPVPGKTMPKLVTVERDYTAIADKMASLGPLLDTLGATTKGVTFEVGPELDYLRHKNGVAPNGRPSIARDVQACEAILALSGTTNGRLATQGFHQVEKRTGVELADLAAEHEGKQITFADTQSRPVPVITSPEWSGSESGGRRYSPFVINVERLKPWHTLTGRQSFYLDHDWMAELGEWLPTYRPPLNMNALFGEPQVGEKGELGITVRYLTPHNKWSIHSEYQDNLFMLSLSRGGQLIWISKEDAAKIGVHDNDWVEAVNRNGVVVARAVVSHRMPEGTVYMHHAQDRLIDVPRTETNGRRGGIHNSLTRLLIKPSHLIGGYAQLSFAFNYLGPTGNQRDEVTVIRRRSQEVEY, from the coding sequence CTGGTCGGGACGCGTCGGTTCTTCACGAAGGCACAGGTCTCGCCGGACCGGCGCACGCTGTACCAGATCGGAGGCCGGCAGGCGGACGCCTTCTACCGGGACCGGTGGTCGCATGACAAGGTGGTGCGGTCCACGCACGGGGTGAACTGCACCGGCTCATGCTCCTGGAAGGTGTACGTCAAGGACGGCATCATCACCTGGGAGGCCCAGCAGACCGACTATCCCAGCGTCGGCCCGGACCGCCCGGAGTACGAGCCACGCGGTTGCCCCCGCGGCGCCGCGTTCTCCTGGTACACGTACTCACCGACGCGCGTGCGATACCCGTACGTCCGCGGGGTTCTCCTGGAAATGTTCCGTGAGGCTCGCAGGCGTCTCGGCGATCCGGTGGCGGCCTGGGCGGAGATCACCGGCGACCCGGACAAGGCCCGCGCGTACAAGTCGGTGCGCGGCAAGGGCGGCCTGGTCCGCGCGAGCTGGGACGAGGCGGTCGAGATGATCGCCGCCGCGCACGTGCACACGATCGAGAAGTGGGGGCCGGACCGGCTGGCCGGGTTCTCGCCGATCCCGGCCATGTCGATGGTGTCGCACGCGGCCGGCGCCCGCTTCTACAACCTCGTCGGCGGGGCCATGCTGTCGTTCTACGACTGGTACGCCGACCTGCCGGTGGCCTCGCCGCAGGTGTTCGGCGACCAGACCGACGTGCCCGAGTCGGGGGACTGGTGGGACGCCGGCTACCTGATCATGTGGGGCTCCAACCTGCCGGTCACCCGCACCCCGGACGCGCACTGGATGGCCGAGGCACGCTACCGCGGCCAGAAGGTCATCGCGGTCGCGCCGGACTACGCCGACAACGTCAAGTTCGCCGACGAGTGGCTCGCCCCGGCGCCGGGCACCGACGGCGCACTGGCCATGGCCATGGGCCACGTCGTGCTCAAGGAATTCTTCGCCGACCGGCCGGAACCCTACTTCGCCGAGTACGTGTCGAAGTACACCGACCTGCCATTCCTGGTCACCCTCGACGATGCGGGCGACGGCTCCTACCGGCCGGGCAAGATGCTCACCGCGGCCCAGTTACCCGGAGCGCTCGCCGACACGGAGAATGCCGCGTTCAAGACCGTACTGCTCGACAGCGACGGCATGCCGGTGGTCCCGAACGGCTCGCTCGGACACCGGTACGGCGACGCCGGCGCCGGAAAGTGGAACCTGGACCTCGGCGACGTACACCCCTTGTTGTCCGCCGAAGGCGGTCCGGATCCCGCGGTGACGGTTGTGCTGCCCCGGTTCGACACCGGGAACGGAACTGCGGCGCCGATGCGCCGCGGCGTGCCGGTGCGCCGGATCGGCGAACATGTGGTCACCACCGTCTTCGACCTGCTTCTCGCGCAGTACGGGGTGGCCCGCGACGGGCTGCCCGGCACCTGGCCGACCGGTTACGACGACGCTGCCGAGGCGTACACCCCGGCCTGGCAAGAGACGATCACCGGTGTGCCCGGGCCGGCCGCCGCGCGGATCGCCCGCGAGTTCGCCCGTAACGCCGCCGACACCCGCGGCCGGTCGATGATCATCATGGGGGCCGGGACCAACCACTGGTTCCACTCCGACACCATCTACCGGGCGTTCCTGACACTGACCACGTTGACCGGCTGCCAGGGGGTCAACGGCGGCGGCTGGGCGCACTACGTCGGGCAGGAGAAGGTCCGCCCCATCACCGGGTACAGCGTGCTGGGCACGGCGTCGGACTGGGTGCGGCCGGGCCGGCAGATGATCCAGACCGCGTACTGGTACCTGCACACCGACCAGTACCGCTACGACCCGTTCTCGGCCGCCGCGCTCAATGCGAGCCCGGACGGCGGCACGTTCGCCGGGCGCAGCACCGCGGACCTGATCGCCGCGTCAGCCCGGATGGGCTGGATGCCGTCGGTTCCGCACTTCAACCGCAACCCCTTGGAGCTGACCGGCGACGCCGAGGCCGCCGGGAAGCCGGTCGCCGACCACATCGTCGACCAGCTCAAGTCCGGTGATCTGCGGTTCGCCTGCGAGGATCCGGACGCGCCGGAGAACTTCCCGCGGGTACTGACGATCTGGCGGGCCAACCTGCTCGGCTCCAGCGCCAAGGGCAACGAGTACTTCCTGCGGCACCTGCTCGGCACCGACCACGGTGTGCGTGCCACCGAGGCGCCGCCGCAGGCCCGTCCGAACGACGTGACGTGGCACGAGCAGGCGCCGACCGGCAAGCTGGACCTGTTGCTGACGCTCGACTTCCGGATGACCTCGACCACGATCTATTCCGACATCGTGCTACCGGCCGCCACCTGGTACGAGAAGCATGATCTGAACACCACCGACATGCATCCGTTCGTGCACTCGTTCAACCCGGCGATCGCCCCGCCCTGGCAGACCCGCACCGACTGGGACGCGTTCATGACGATCGCCCGGACGTTCAGTGCTCTGGCGAAGGACCATCTGGGCACGCGTACGGACGTGGTGGCCGCTCCGCTGCTGCACGACACGCCGGACGAGATGGCCAATCCGCACGGACGGGTCGTCGACTGGAAAGCCGGCGACTGCGATCCGGTGCCCGGAAAGACCATGCCCAAGCTGGTCACCGTCGAGCGGGACTACACCGCGATCGCTGACAAGATGGCCTCGCTCGGCCCGCTGCTGGACACCCTCGGCGCGACCACCAAGGGCGTGACGTTCGAGGTGGGCCCGGAGCTCGACTACCTGCGGCACAAGAACGGCGTGGCCCCGAACGGGCGGCCGTCGATCGCCCGGGATGTCCAGGCGTGCGAGGCGATCCTGGCGCTGTCCGGCACCACCAACGGGCGCCTGGCCACCCAGGGCTTCCACCAGGTCGAGAAACGCACCGGGGTGGAGTTGGCGGATCTGGCAGCCGAGCACGAGGGCAAGCAGATCACCTTCGCCGACACACAGTCCCGGCCGGTCCCGGTGATCACCAGTCCGGAGTGGTCCGGGTCAGAGTCCGGGGGCCGGCGCTACTCACCGTTCGTCATCAATGTGGAACGGCTCAAGCCGTGGCACACGCTGACCGGGCGGCAGAGCTTCTACCTCGACCACGACTGGATGGCTGAGCTGGGGGAGTGGCTGCCGACCTATCGGCCGCCGCTGAACATGAACGCCCTGTTCGGCGAGCCCCAGGTGGGGGAGAAGGGCGAGCTGGGGATCACCGTGCGGTATCTGACGCCGCACAACAAGTGGTCGATCCATTCGGAGTACCAGGACAACCTTTTCATGCTCTCCCTCTCGCGCGGCGGGCAGCTGATCTGGATATCGAAGGAGGACGCCGCGAAGATCGGCGTGCACGACAACGACTGGGTCGAGGCGGTCAACCGCAACGGCGTGGTCGTGGCCCGCGCCGTCGTCTCGCACCGCATGCCGGAGGGCACGGTCTACATGCACCACGCCCAGGACCGGCTGATCGACGTGCCCCGCACCGAGACCAACGGGCGGCGCGGCGGTATCCACAACTCGCTGACCCGGCTGCTGATCAAGCCGAGCCACCTGATCGGCGGGTACGCACAGCTGTCCTTCGCCTTCAACTATCTCGGCCCGACCGGCAATCAACGCGACGAGGTCACTGTCATCCGCCGTCGCTCCCAGGAGGTCGAGTACTGA
- a CDS encoding AI-2E family transporter has translation MSHPVLPRPVRTAVVWAGSFIIVLTGLYLAGRLAVRLAPLALALAATAFLAALLHPLYRWQRRLHLPGALAALITVFVPIAALTVPVLLAWQRGAAQLDDLTAQLTRGLQRLRDLIIGPGALLSERQVDTVTNEALIRLRQLLPSPVASARLTLEVLAALLLVLVLLFFVLKDGPGMWRWTVTHTGSRRDTVAEAGAAAWTTLSSYARGTAVIALIDATGIGLALVLLGVPLPIPLALITFFGAFVPILGATVTGAFAVLVALAARGPGIALLTLAAVIVVQQVEGNLLQPLIMRHQIHLHPVVILIAVTAGTLAAGVAGAFVAVPLTAVAYQGITVAHRHTRNERAEPAPQEPATG, from the coding sequence GTGTCACACCCCGTGCTACCTCGACCGGTCCGCACCGCAGTTGTGTGGGCCGGCAGCTTCATCATCGTTCTGACCGGCCTGTACTTGGCCGGCCGGCTCGCTGTGCGGCTGGCACCCCTGGCGCTCGCGCTGGCCGCCACCGCGTTCCTCGCAGCCCTGCTGCATCCGCTGTACCGCTGGCAGCGCCGCCTGCACCTGCCGGGCGCCCTGGCCGCCCTCATCACCGTGTTTGTGCCCATTGCGGCTCTGACGGTGCCCGTACTGCTGGCCTGGCAACGCGGCGCCGCCCAGCTCGACGACCTCACCGCCCAGCTGACCCGAGGCCTGCAACGACTCCGGGACCTGATCATCGGACCCGGGGCGCTGCTGAGCGAACGGCAGGTCGACACCGTCACCAACGAGGCGCTCATCCGCCTGCGGCAGCTGCTGCCCAGCCCCGTCGCAAGCGCACGGCTCACCCTCGAGGTCCTCGCCGCACTGCTGCTCGTGCTCGTCCTGCTGTTCTTTGTCCTCAAGGACGGTCCGGGCATGTGGCGATGGACCGTCACCCACACCGGTAGCCGCCGGGACACCGTCGCCGAGGCCGGCGCAGCCGCCTGGACGACGCTGAGCAGCTACGCCCGCGGCACCGCGGTCATCGCTCTCATCGACGCCACCGGTATCGGTCTGGCCCTGGTGCTGCTCGGTGTGCCGCTGCCCATCCCGCTCGCCTTGATCACCTTCTTCGGCGCCTTCGTGCCGATCCTGGGCGCTACCGTGACCGGCGCCTTCGCCGTCCTGGTCGCCCTCGCGGCCCGCGGACCAGGCATAGCGTTGCTCACACTGGCCGCGGTCATCGTCGTGCAACAAGTCGAGGGCAATCTGCTGCAGCCGCTGATCATGAGGCATCAGATCCATCTGCACCCGGTCGTCATCCTCATCGCGGTCACCGCCGGCACCTTGGCCGCAGGCGTCGCCGGCGCCTTCGTTGCCGTGCCCCTGACCGCCGTCGCCTATCAGGGCATCACCGTCGCGCACCGCCACACACGTAACGAACGCGCTGAGCCCGCACCCCAGGAACCGGCGACCGGCTGA
- a CDS encoding sigma-70 family RNA polymerase sigma factor: protein MLIDGLRRSCSAPPRVSVCSCAAPPPFAVRDVRLVRPRPQLLSGVTMLTAVHRARPVSRPSRPGAHAAAERRDAETVSLIRRMRDPQCSHEQRRALRDEAVRINLDLAYHYARSYRDRGEALEDLLQVAALGLVKAVDGYNPARGIPFTGYATPTIFGELKRHFRDRVWSVHVPRTLKETSLEVTRTRADLTQRLQRAPSLADIAAVLDLTPDQVRAAEAGAAAYRADSLNRSCGPDGDTERHDIIGDMDTALEAVCDRMAVRAHITRLPPRTREVITRYFYAGRTQLQIAADLGISQMTVSRLLSAGLAALRTHMSHDHRPPAAEASSSTCRISEVAGRCVIVAPSAVPDDTSAATLRDTLVDLAFTRRPRTIVVDLRHLRQAPRALARTLLDAYRAAGHTGVRFVVVNLGPRVHQLLHRLAVTHIIPCHPRPETTAAPHARAAQPNADTPTGRTRHDPDQPVARRAAHRPACIATAGPHVRRRHAHDTAEPRPAAAADVQPSTHLNSRHGIGRSSPATPGQGFVARCPPSRPVLLRQRPPRSGRPHAMARIRTNLALGSLVLILPLAGCTDDNPAASPPSSSAAPPAVAAAGLPQIVAAVEPSVVTVLVGEGLGSGVVFRDGGLVLTNQHVVGDARTVTLALADGSRVDATVEGTDAVTDLAVLRAARTDLPPVPLRTELPLPGETVLAMGSPLGFRNSVTAGIVSGVGREIPGSASQGRPLVDLLQTDAAISPGNSGGALVDTSGRVVGINDAYLPPATGAVSIGFAIPAATALDVADDLLDDGKVTHPYLGVAVGRLTPQIAQALGTGTDRGVLVRDVVTGDPAAKAGLRAGDVITTFAGEQVTSVEAFLGALRGVEPGDTVDIGLLRGGKQQSVKVTVGAAER from the coding sequence TTGCTGATTGACGGCCTTCGTCGGTCGTGCTCAGCGCCGCCTCGCGTGAGCGTCTGTTCGTGCGCCGCGCCACCTCCATTCGCCGTACGAGACGTACGCCTTGTCAGGCCGCGTCCTCAGCTTCTTTCGGGAGTCACCATGCTGACTGCTGTCCACCGTGCCCGCCCAGTGTCGCGCCCGTCGCGTCCCGGCGCCCACGCCGCAGCCGAGCGGCGCGACGCCGAGACCGTCAGCCTCATTCGCCGCATGCGTGACCCGCAATGCTCCCATGAACAGCGCCGTGCGCTGCGCGATGAAGCGGTGCGCATCAACCTCGATCTCGCCTACCACTACGCCCGCAGCTACCGCGATCGGGGCGAGGCCCTTGAGGACCTGCTGCAGGTCGCTGCGCTCGGTTTGGTGAAGGCCGTCGACGGCTACAACCCCGCCAGGGGCATCCCCTTCACCGGCTACGCCACCCCCACAATCTTCGGCGAGCTCAAACGCCATTTCCGGGACCGGGTGTGGAGCGTGCACGTGCCACGCACCCTGAAGGAGACCTCGCTGGAAGTGACCCGCACCCGCGCCGATCTGACGCAACGGCTGCAACGCGCACCATCGCTTGCCGATATCGCCGCGGTCCTGGACCTGACTCCCGATCAGGTTCGCGCCGCCGAGGCCGGTGCCGCGGCGTACCGCGCCGACTCGCTCAATCGTTCCTGCGGCCCGGACGGCGACACCGAGCGCCACGACATCATCGGCGACATGGACACCGCGCTCGAGGCCGTCTGCGACCGGATGGCGGTACGCGCTCACATCACCCGGCTCCCGCCGCGAACCCGCGAGGTCATCACTCGCTACTTCTACGCCGGTCGCACCCAACTGCAGATCGCAGCGGATCTCGGCATCTCCCAGATGACCGTGTCCAGGCTCTTATCGGCCGGCCTGGCCGCGCTACGCACCCACATGAGCCACGACCACCGCCCGCCGGCGGCCGAAGCGTCCTCGTCGACATGCCGGATCAGTGAGGTCGCCGGTCGATGCGTCATCGTGGCACCGTCGGCAGTGCCGGACGATACGAGCGCCGCCACGCTGCGCGACACTCTGGTCGACCTGGCCTTCACCCGCCGGCCACGAACCATCGTGGTCGACCTGCGACACCTGCGGCAGGCGCCACGTGCTCTCGCCCGCACGCTGCTGGACGCGTACCGGGCGGCCGGGCACACCGGAGTCAGATTCGTTGTCGTCAACCTCGGCCCGCGAGTGCACCAGCTGTTACACCGGCTGGCCGTCACCCACATCATCCCCTGCCACCCCCGGCCGGAGACGACGGCCGCACCGCACGCCCGAGCAGCCCAACCAAACGCCGACACGCCGACCGGCCGCACTCGACATGATCCGGACCAACCCGTAGCCAGGCGAGCAGCGCATCGGCCGGCCTGCATCGCAACGGCCGGCCCCCACGTACGTCGTCGCCACGCCCACGACACCGCAGAGCCACGCCCGGCCGCGGCCGCTGATGTGCAACCGTCGACACACCTGAACTCTCGGCACGGCATCGGACGGTCGTCACCAGCGACGCCGGGCCAGGGCTTCGTCGCCCGATGCCCACCATCACGACCGGTTCTCCTGCGTCAGCGCCCACCACGCTCGGGTAGGCCCCACGCCATGGCTCGCATCCGCACCAACCTGGCCCTCGGATCCCTCGTACTCATCCTGCCGCTGGCGGGATGCACTGATGACAATCCGGCCGCTTCGCCGCCGTCCAGCTCGGCTGCTCCGCCCGCCGTGGCGGCCGCCGGCCTGCCGCAGATCGTCGCCGCCGTGGAACCATCAGTGGTCACGGTGCTCGTCGGCGAGGGTCTCGGCTCCGGAGTCGTGTTCCGCGACGGTGGACTGGTCCTGACCAACCAGCACGTCGTCGGCGACGCCCGCACCGTCACCCTCGCCCTGGCCGACGGATCACGCGTCGACGCCACCGTCGAGGGCACCGACGCGGTCACTGACCTCGCAGTCCTGCGGGCTGCCCGCACCGACCTGCCGCCGGTGCCGTTGCGTACCGAGCTGCCCCTGCCGGGGGAGACGGTCCTGGCCATGGGCAGCCCACTCGGATTTCGTAACAGCGTGACCGCCGGGATCGTCTCCGGCGTCGGCCGGGAAATTCCCGGCTCCGCGAGTCAGGGCCGGCCTCTGGTCGACCTTCTGCAGACCGACGCGGCTATCTCACCCGGAAACTCCGGCGGCGCCCTGGTCGACACGTCCGGCCGCGTGGTCGGCATCAACGACGCCTACCTGCCCCCGGCAACAGGCGCGGTCTCAATCGGATTCGCCATCCCGGCCGCGACGGCCCTCGACGTCGCCGACGACCTGCTCGACGACGGGAAGGTCACCCACCCCTACCTCGGGGTCGCGGTCGGCCGCCTGACCCCGCAGATCGCCCAGGCCCTCGGAACCGGAACCGACCGCGGCGTCCTGGTCCGCGACGTGGTCACGGGTGATCCCGCCGCCAAGGCCGGCCTCCGCGCCGGCGATGTCATCACCACGTTCGCCGGCGAACAGGTCACCAGCGTCGAGGCGTTCCTCGGCGCGCTGCGTGGCGTCGAACCCGGCGACACCGTCGACATAGGCCTGTTGCGCGGCGGCAAGCAGCAGAGCGTCAAGGTCACCGTCGGCGCGGCGGAACGATAG
- a CDS encoding DUF1622 domain-containing protein, whose product MDDLLGEQWLSAAVDLLVRVVEAAGALIIFVGAMVAFVRFVINGVRHRRTESFVPVRLGLGRFLALGLEFQLASDILRTAIAPTLREIAELAAVAAIRTALNFFLSREIKEERAELARRQGGAPDPADPGAAVSAEPSR is encoded by the coding sequence ATGGACGACCTCTTGGGCGAGCAATGGCTGTCGGCCGCCGTGGACCTGCTGGTACGGGTGGTGGAGGCCGCGGGAGCGCTGATCATCTTTGTGGGCGCGATGGTGGCTTTCGTTCGTTTCGTCATCAACGGTGTACGGCATCGACGGACCGAGAGTTTCGTGCCGGTCAGGCTGGGTCTCGGTCGCTTCCTGGCGCTCGGCCTGGAGTTCCAGCTCGCGTCGGACATCCTGCGCACGGCTATTGCTCCGACCCTGCGGGAGATCGCCGAACTGGCAGCGGTGGCGGCCATCCGTACCGCCTTGAACTTCTTCCTCAGCCGTGAGATCAAGGAGGAGCGCGCCGAGTTGGCCCGCCGGCAGGGAGGCGCGCCCGACCCGGCCGATCCCGGCGCCGCTGTTTCGGCGGAACCGTCGCGATGA
- a CDS encoding phosphatase PAP2 family protein — protein MAATICPAIEERHVAEQRRYGTPSEVQHPERKTVALVGGALGLLLLLAVVRMAWTPLHRADQRVTDSLNAMVAGNDVAVKVLRGLTDFGGHTLLLRVLLLVPLYLLIRRQYHLAAYAVVTVLGALIPGPSWEFLVGSLGPALDAPVAVASGTSFPSGHALGSLVAYGVLLLVFLPAMGRRKTLAMAATALVVAVVGVTRVALGVHSLSAVVAGWLLGIAWLAITAAAFRRRRGDRLPAWQPISSGLAPEAGDALRAAPHEPEVLAHPWRTAGELTVAWMLVFGMLFGAGSLLTGPLAGSRLVTTDEAIVKWIAGSRDPALGPLAALGSKVGNTHWIMAAVLTAMVLIVALPRRWRPVVFLAVVMLGEVTLFLAASTVVGRDRPDVPHLGPEIPPTASFPSGHVAAPLCLYGALALLVWHWSRGWLRWVAVGAGVLVPAYVGFSRLYWGVHHPLDLGGSLLLAICWVTACWWAIRPAASPGSGGQDDAARRATTALPSSS, from the coding sequence GTGGCGGCCACCATCTGTCCCGCCATCGAGGAGAGGCACGTGGCCGAGCAGCGACGATACGGGACGCCCTCAGAAGTGCAGCACCCGGAGAGAAAGACGGTGGCGCTGGTGGGCGGCGCCCTGGGGCTGCTGCTGTTACTGGCGGTGGTCCGTATGGCGTGGACGCCGCTGCACCGGGCCGACCAGCGCGTCACCGACTCCCTCAACGCGATGGTGGCCGGCAACGACGTGGCGGTGAAGGTTCTGCGCGGGCTGACCGACTTCGGCGGCCACACCCTGCTGCTTCGGGTGCTGCTGCTGGTCCCTCTTTATCTGCTCATTCGACGGCAGTACCACCTGGCGGCTTATGCGGTGGTGACGGTGCTGGGCGCATTGATACCGGGTCCTTCATGGGAGTTTCTCGTCGGGTCGCTGGGCCCCGCGCTGGACGCACCAGTGGCTGTTGCCTCCGGTACGAGTTTTCCCAGCGGTCACGCCTTGGGCTCACTGGTCGCCTACGGTGTGTTGCTGCTGGTCTTCCTGCCCGCCATGGGCCGCAGGAAGACGCTGGCGATGGCAGCCACGGCGCTGGTGGTGGCCGTCGTCGGCGTCACCCGCGTAGCGCTGGGTGTCCACTCTCTCAGTGCCGTCGTGGCCGGCTGGCTGCTGGGGATCGCATGGCTGGCCATCACCGCCGCCGCGTTCCGGCGCCGGCGCGGCGATCGGCTGCCGGCGTGGCAGCCGATCAGCAGCGGCCTGGCACCTGAAGCCGGTGATGCGCTGCGCGCCGCCCCGCACGAGCCGGAAGTGCTGGCACATCCCTGGCGCACCGCCGGGGAGCTGACCGTGGCCTGGATGCTCGTGTTCGGGATGCTGTTCGGCGCCGGGTCGCTGCTCACCGGTCCGCTCGCCGGCTCGCGACTGGTCACGACCGATGAGGCGATCGTGAAGTGGATCGCCGGATCCCGTGATCCGGCACTGGGCCCACTCGCGGCGCTGGGCAGCAAAGTGGGCAACACCCACTGGATCATGGCGGCAGTGCTGACGGCCATGGTGCTCATTGTTGCGCTGCCCCGCCGCTGGCGTCCCGTGGTGTTCTTGGCCGTAGTCATGCTCGGCGAGGTGACCCTGTTCCTGGCCGCGTCCACCGTCGTGGGACGAGACCGTCCCGACGTCCCTCACCTCGGTCCGGAAATTCCACCGACGGCCAGTTTCCCGTCCGGGCACGTAGCGGCACCACTGTGCCTGTACGGCGCGCTGGCGTTGCTGGTCTGGCACTGGTCACGCGGGTGGCTGCGCTGGGTCGCCGTCGGGGCCGGTGTCCTGGTCCCCGCCTACGTCGGTTTTTCCCGGCTGTACTGGGGCGTGCATCATCCGCTGGATCTGGGTGGCAGTCTGCTGCTGGCCATCTGTTGGGTCACTGCCTGTTGGTGGGCCATCCGTCCAGCGGCTTCACCGGGTTCGGGTGGGCAGGACGATGCCGCTCGACGGGCCACAACGGCCCTGCCGTCGAGCAGTTGA
- a CDS encoding YihY/virulence factor BrkB family protein: MSSSRRVPETTGTHERATPYRVVRRCGARRFAADTFRRFRYGDGFSHARAVGLLLCLAVVPFFIALTGLAEEAGARGAGRVVAYTALALTPGRSDALVRRLLLGEENGDTGEFALATGLTGAGLAVVAAMAQIERGANRLYGIRRDRPAAHKYGRAVVLTATAGIPAFCGFVMIVAGQAVGDALQRVYGWGVWTERIWTALHLPVALLLTVAAVALLFRHASRRHQPSTVWLLPGVVLATALWLGVTAALAWYVNSGLAFTQIYGPLAAVIAVLLWGNASGVALLFSFACTAQLEACRSGDCRPCEPDCSNGWA, translated from the coding sequence GTGAGCAGCAGCCGGAGGGTGCCGGAAACCACCGGCACGCACGAGCGAGCGACGCCGTACCGGGTGGTGCGCCGCTGCGGTGCAAGGCGTTTTGCTGCGGACACGTTCCGGCGGTTCCGTTACGGCGACGGCTTCAGCCACGCTCGGGCGGTGGGATTACTGCTGTGCCTGGCCGTAGTGCCGTTCTTCATCGCGCTGACCGGCCTGGCCGAGGAGGCGGGTGCGCGCGGCGCGGGCCGGGTGGTCGCCTATACCGCACTTGCTCTCACACCCGGACGCAGTGACGCGCTGGTGCGCCGGCTGCTTTTGGGGGAGGAGAACGGCGACACCGGCGAGTTCGCGCTCGCGACCGGGCTGACCGGAGCCGGATTAGCCGTGGTCGCGGCCATGGCGCAGATCGAGCGGGGTGCGAACAGGCTGTACGGTATCCGCCGAGACCGGCCCGCAGCGCACAAGTACGGCCGTGCGGTGGTCCTGACCGCGACAGCCGGCATCCCGGCGTTCTGCGGCTTCGTGATGATCGTTGCGGGTCAGGCGGTCGGCGACGCATTGCAACGCGTGTACGGGTGGGGTGTGTGGACCGAGCGGATCTGGACGGCACTGCACCTGCCGGTGGCATTGCTGCTGACTGTCGCTGCGGTCGCGCTGCTGTTTCGCCACGCATCGCGGCGACACCAGCCGTCGACGGTCTGGCTGCTGCCCGGGGTGGTGCTGGCCACCGCATTGTGGCTTGGAGTAACCGCGGCGCTCGCCTGGTACGTCAACAGCGGACTTGCTTTCACGCAGATCTACGGTCCGCTGGCCGCAGTGATCGCGGTGCTGCTGTGGGGAAACGCCAGCGGCGTCGCCCTGTTGTTCAGCTTCGCCTGCACCGCCCAGCTGGAGGCGTGTCGGAGCGGCGACTGCCGGCCGTGCGAACCCGACTGCTCGAACGGATGGGCCTGA
- a CDS encoding PRC-barrel domain-containing protein, with amino-acid sequence MSERSAATLTRLGDTDQTFADPADDIRGRRVKDLDGEDLGKIDELLVDSDERRVRLLRVEHGGILGFGASASFIPVEAVRDITENVVVIDQSRQRVAEAPPYDPDLVDQDAYYQDLYGYYGYTPFWTLPYGMAPASVPPPHPRTMP; translated from the coding sequence ATGAGCGAACGCAGCGCGGCCACGCTGACCCGTCTCGGTGACACCGACCAAACCTTCGCCGACCCCGCCGACGACATCCGTGGTCGGCGGGTGAAGGACCTTGACGGTGAGGATCTCGGCAAGATCGACGAATTGCTCGTGGACAGCGACGAGCGCCGGGTGCGGCTGCTGCGTGTCGAGCACGGCGGCATCCTCGGCTTCGGCGCCTCGGCGTCGTTCATCCCGGTCGAAGCCGTACGCGACATCACCGAGAACGTGGTGGTGATCGACCAGTCCCGGCAACGGGTGGCTGAGGCCCCGCCGTACGACCCGGATCTGGTCGACCAGGACGCGTACTACCAAGACCTTTATGGCTACTACGGATACACGCCGTTCTGGACTTTGCCGTACGGCATGGCGCCGGCGAGTGTTCCGCCGCCGCATCCGCGAACGATGCCGTAG